One genomic region from Actinocatenispora thailandica encodes:
- the fabI gene encoding enoyl-ACP reductase FabI yields MGILDGKKILVTGVLTTASIAFEVARLAQEQGATVVLTGYGRLSLVKRIANRLPAPAPVVELDVTNEEHLDSLADRVAEHVDELDGVLHSIAFAPETALGGEFLQTRWNDVAHAMHVSAYSLKALAMAVAPLMRTGGSLVGMDFDARFAWSSYDWMGVAKAGLESCNRYLARYLGPKGVRCNLVAAGPLRTMAASNIPGFGEFEGAWAARAPMGWKADAVEPVARTCIALLSDWMPVTNGEIVHADGGYHAVGD; encoded by the coding sequence ATGGGAATCCTGGACGGGAAGAAGATCCTCGTCACCGGGGTACTGACGACGGCGTCCATCGCGTTCGAGGTGGCTCGGCTGGCGCAGGAGCAGGGCGCCACCGTGGTGCTGACCGGGTACGGGCGGTTGAGCCTGGTGAAGCGGATCGCGAACCGCCTGCCGGCGCCGGCGCCGGTGGTGGAGCTGGACGTGACGAACGAGGAGCACCTCGACAGCCTGGCCGACCGGGTGGCCGAGCACGTCGACGAGCTCGACGGGGTGCTGCACTCGATCGCGTTCGCGCCGGAGACGGCGCTGGGCGGCGAGTTCCTGCAGACCCGGTGGAACGACGTGGCGCACGCGATGCACGTGTCGGCGTACTCGTTGAAGGCGTTGGCGATGGCGGTGGCCCCGCTGATGCGGACCGGCGGGTCGCTGGTCGGGATGGACTTCGACGCGCGGTTCGCCTGGTCCTCGTACGACTGGATGGGGGTGGCGAAGGCCGGCCTGGAGTCCTGCAACCGCTACCTCGCGCGGTACCTGGGGCCGAAGGGGGTGCGGTGCAACCTGGTCGCGGCCGGCCCGCTGCGCACCATGGCGGCGTCCAACATCCCCGGCTTCGGCGAGTTCGAGGGCGCCTGGGCGGCGCGGGCGCCGATGGGATGGAAGGCGGACGCGGTCGAGCCCGTGGCCCGGACCTGCATCGCGCTGCTGTCCGACTGGATGCCGGTGACCAACGGCGAGATCGTGCACGCCGACGGCGGGTACCACGCGGTGGGTGACTGA
- a CDS encoding helix-turn-helix domain-containing protein, whose translation MTPRSATPETPLTARELQVARLVAAGHTNRQVAVDLDISEWTAINHLRHVMRKLDCRSRVGVAQWILNAELPLSRER comes from the coding sequence GTGACCCCCCGGTCGGCCACGCCGGAGACCCCGCTGACCGCCCGCGAGCTGCAGGTGGCGCGGCTGGTCGCGGCGGGTCACACCAACCGGCAGGTGGCCGTAGATCTGGACATTTCCGAGTGGACAGCTATAAATCATCTGCGGCACGTCATGCGGAAGCTCGACTGTCGTTCCCGGGTCGGCGTGGCGCAGTGGATTCTGAACGCCGAGCTGCCTCTATCACGGGAGCGCTAA
- a CDS encoding ATP-binding protein — protein sequence MPEFGATRGRFIGRERELAELARLAGADGPRVISLVGPAGVGKSRLAREFLQRWRPNGQPAPRRGGEPCPDPGADDLLWLLHTVGAAELSDQHVLVRRGLVLLDDAEQQRDAVLTLVRSLLPVCPQLRFVIASRERLHLYGEQVFPVGPLPVGTPDDSDPDALAAVPAIELFVDRARSVRPGYRPTADDYRALAEICRLLDGLPLAIELAAARTTLFRPKALLRRLADGLAVLEPQDTEGPAPQRSLRSAIGASVERLSRAQHDLLDSVSVCSGGFDLAAVQALAGAEPAAAERTMETLIDRSLVEVATHRPDGEPRFRMLRTTRLYAADRLRRTGRAEQLADRHAGYFVERARALAPDLSGPRQAAALGALSVEHENLRHACRHLVDTGRAAAVLSLILDVSRYVVASGQVAATHGWLGRHLAGADPASADVSGWLLYGGLCACLRQDRRARSLLVEVAARCRRTGDTRREALALGLLGQVALVRRQYDEAAQRWAQSRARGARVGMAGMLVADGMATLALLRGDLTTAARLCARHAASSAGDTLVEAVLAVRAGAVAGAAGDQSAARSRIESGLQLFHQLHHLPGVAFALESLVIVAARSRDPRQRANAVRLVGAAEAIRSAAGSAYPGCPPGMLDQALVRLQDAVGEPAFRRGRQEGHVASVSEAVAMAMGVPKHPPR from the coding sequence GTGCCTGAATTCGGCGCTACACGGGGTCGTTTCATCGGCCGGGAACGTGAATTGGCGGAGCTGGCGCGCCTGGCGGGCGCCGACGGGCCGCGGGTGATCTCGCTGGTCGGTCCGGCCGGGGTCGGCAAGTCGCGGTTGGCGCGGGAGTTCCTGCAGCGCTGGCGGCCGAACGGGCAGCCGGCACCGCGTCGCGGGGGCGAGCCGTGCCCGGATCCGGGTGCCGACGACCTGCTCTGGCTGTTGCACACCGTCGGCGCGGCCGAACTCTCCGACCAGCACGTTCTGGTCCGGCGGGGGCTGGTGTTGCTGGACGACGCCGAGCAGCAGCGCGACGCCGTGCTCACCCTGGTCCGGTCGTTGCTGCCGGTCTGCCCGCAGTTGCGGTTCGTGATCGCCAGCCGGGAACGGCTGCACCTCTACGGCGAGCAGGTCTTCCCGGTCGGCCCGCTGCCCGTCGGTACCCCCGACGACTCGGATCCCGACGCACTGGCCGCGGTGCCGGCCATCGAACTGTTCGTCGACCGGGCCCGCAGCGTCCGGCCGGGGTATCGGCCGACCGCCGACGACTACCGGGCGCTGGCCGAGATCTGCCGGTTGCTCGACGGGCTCCCGCTCGCGATCGAACTCGCCGCGGCCCGCACGACGCTGTTCAGGCCGAAGGCGCTGCTGCGCCGGCTCGCCGACGGGCTGGCGGTGCTGGAACCGCAGGACACCGAAGGACCGGCACCGCAGCGGTCCCTTCGGTCCGCGATCGGCGCGAGCGTCGAACGGCTCAGCCGGGCGCAGCACGACCTGCTCGACTCGGTGTCGGTGTGCTCCGGCGGGTTCGACCTGGCCGCGGTTCAGGCGTTGGCCGGCGCCGAACCGGCGGCGGCCGAGCGCACCATGGAGACGCTGATCGACCGGTCGCTGGTGGAGGTCGCGACGCACCGGCCGGACGGCGAACCGCGGTTCCGGATGCTGCGCACCACCCGGCTGTACGCGGCTGACCGGCTGCGTCGGACCGGCCGGGCGGAGCAGCTGGCGGACCGGCACGCGGGGTACTTCGTGGAGCGGGCGCGGGCCCTCGCGCCCGACCTGTCCGGCCCGCGCCAGGCCGCCGCGCTGGGCGCGCTGAGCGTCGAACACGAGAACCTGCGGCACGCCTGCCGGCACCTCGTCGACACCGGGCGCGCCGCCGCGGTGCTCTCGCTGATCCTCGACGTCAGCCGGTACGTGGTGGCCAGCGGTCAGGTCGCGGCGACGCACGGTTGGCTGGGGCGCCACCTCGCGGGGGCGGACCCGGCCAGCGCGGACGTCTCCGGCTGGCTGCTGTACGGGGGGCTCTGCGCCTGCCTCCGGCAGGACCGGCGGGCCCGCTCGCTGCTGGTCGAGGTGGCTGCCCGCTGCCGGCGCACCGGCGACACCCGGCGGGAGGCGCTGGCGCTCGGCCTGCTCGGACAGGTCGCCCTGGTGCGCCGGCAGTACGACGAGGCGGCGCAGCGGTGGGCGCAGAGCCGGGCGCGCGGCGCGCGTGTCGGGATGGCCGGGATGCTCGTCGCGGACGGCATGGCGACGCTGGCGCTGCTGCGCGGCGACCTGACCACCGCCGCCCGGTTGTGCGCGCGGCACGCGGCGTCGTCGGCGGGCGACACGCTGGTCGAGGCGGTACTGGCGGTTCGGGCGGGCGCCGTGGCGGGTGCGGCCGGCGACCAGTCCGCCGCGCGGTCCCGGATCGAGTCCGGCCTGCAGCTGTTCCACCAGCTGCATCACCTGCCCGGGGTGGCGTTCGCACTGGAGTCGCTGGTCATCGTGGCGGCGCGGAGCCGGGATCCGCGGCAGCGGGCGAACGCCGTCCGGCTGGTGGGCGCCGCCGAGGCGATCCGGTCGGCGGCCGGCTCCGCGTACCCGGGCTGCCCGCCCGGGATGCTCGATCAGGCGCTGGTGCGGTTGCAGGACGCGGTCGGCGAGCCGGCGTTTCGGCGGGGGCGGCAGGAGGGGCACGTCGCCTCGGTGTCGGAGGCGGTGGCGATGGCGATGGGGGTACCGAAGCACCCGCCCCGGTGA
- a CDS encoding sulfotransferase, whose protein sequence is MRPLTVVLGTGRCGSTLLSTVLNRHPRVLSLSEFFTSLDPDAFPAGEIDGERFWGILSTPRSKAMTQLRHGVAPGEYLYPFGSGRFTAQTGVPPICLVSLPHLSDRPDEVFDELAAAVPRWGRAPVAEQYGRLFDWLCDRFDRDVVVERSGASLRFVPGLRACFPAARYLYLDRDGPAASASMSRHPSFRLEVRVLEMMDVLGVDPYLSPSAEHAARLPPELRCLLPDRFDGAALMSQPIPLPVFGMIWSHLVADGVRELAAVPADRIEYLRYEDVLADPVHRFRQLAAMLGVDAPDGWLAEAVTLVRPGPGAGRPELPEPDRRALREACDLGGQALRALRARLSGVASAF, encoded by the coding sequence ATGCGCCCGTTGACGGTCGTCCTGGGCACCGGTCGGTGCGGTTCCACCCTGCTGTCGACGGTGCTGAACCGGCACCCGCGGGTGCTCAGCCTCAGCGAGTTCTTCACCTCGCTGGACCCGGACGCGTTCCCGGCCGGGGAGATCGACGGTGAACGCTTCTGGGGGATCCTGAGCACCCCACGGTCGAAGGCGATGACCCAGCTGCGGCACGGCGTCGCGCCCGGGGAGTACCTGTACCCGTTCGGCTCCGGCCGGTTCACCGCGCAGACCGGCGTGCCGCCGATCTGCCTGGTGTCGCTGCCGCACCTGTCCGACCGGCCGGACGAGGTGTTCGACGAGCTGGCGGCGGCGGTGCCCCGCTGGGGCCGGGCGCCGGTGGCGGAGCAGTACGGGCGGCTGTTCGACTGGCTGTGCGACCGGTTCGACCGGGACGTCGTGGTGGAGCGCTCCGGCGCGTCGCTGCGGTTCGTGCCGGGTCTGCGCGCCTGCTTCCCGGCCGCCCGGTACCTGTACCTGGACCGGGACGGCCCGGCCGCGTCCGCGTCGATGAGCCGGCACCCGTCCTTCCGGCTGGAGGTACGGGTGCTGGAGATGATGGACGTCCTGGGCGTCGATCCGTACCTGTCGCCGTCCGCCGAGCACGCCGCGCGGCTGCCACCGGAGCTGCGCTGCCTGCTGCCGGACCGGTTCGACGGCGCGGCGCTGATGTCGCAGCCGATCCCGCTCCCGGTGTTCGGGATGATCTGGTCCCACCTGGTGGCGGACGGGGTGCGGGAGCTGGCCGCGGTACCGGCGGACCGGATCGAGTACCTGCGGTACGAGGACGTGCTGGCCGATCCGGTGCACCGGTTCCGCCAGCTCGCCGCGATGCTCGGCGTCGACGCCCCGGACGGGTGGTTGGCCGAGGCGGTGACGCTGGTACGGCCGGGCCCGGGTGCCGGCCGGCCGGAGCTGCCGGAGCCGGATCGCCGCGCGCTGCGGGAGGCCTGCGACCTCGGCGGCCAGGCGCTGCGGGCGCTGCGCGCGCGGCTGTCCGGTGTCGCGTCCGCGTTCTAG
- a CDS encoding NAD(P)/FAD-dependent oxidoreductase, with protein MSREIGTHYDVIIMGGGPGGSTLGAQLARTTDLSVAIFDKVKFPREHIGESLAHPSTSAMQEIGILDKVANADFTVKKFGGIFYWDGTEPTAGFFDHAHWAEDGESRFAFHVNREDLDDLLLRHAEELGVHVFEETSVQGYTPLPGGCEVRLAGGRTVHGTFFVDASGRRNSITSPQKRQHLSAYRNIAVWQHYTGCRHGYSIDRDWNIFHAESKSPIVCSAFEDGWAWFIPVPKRIDGRWVVTHSIGIVTVPEVLREEGKDFTDPDVFRKTIDRIPLIRDLATDGTPIRRKMSTATNYSMINDEFVDFDDKWLLVGDAAYFVDPLFSSGVAFAMHHALSAATLIRTAVDPNVPEQYKRDVWTDYDREWHAIAETYSLSIDQWYHAIGENHPQSVYWKSRGNTVDLGVREETFEILLSTAMDAELLRTMTKHSYAAEDLDPDGPYVRALGLADPGDPGDDDVVRIVDGATMRESLGLDLPGFKGNLPPVSFEIPAEYRDAVARYWRDPVANGDVLPSPVANPEVCHRFSVPGADREVRSFPDQDGGVVVWKALSSGPRSYRELRGELNEIQLNFIKLLKRAGVVEVVAAGSKPVESVAMPTVD; from the coding sequence ATGAGCCGTGAGATCGGTACCCACTACGACGTCATCATCATGGGTGGCGGGCCGGGCGGATCCACCCTGGGTGCGCAGCTGGCCAGGACGACGGACCTGAGTGTCGCGATCTTCGACAAGGTCAAGTTCCCGCGGGAACACATCGGCGAGTCGCTCGCCCATCCGTCGACCTCCGCCATGCAGGAGATCGGAATCCTGGACAAGGTGGCGAACGCGGACTTCACCGTCAAGAAGTTCGGCGGCATCTTCTACTGGGACGGCACCGAACCGACGGCCGGCTTCTTCGACCACGCGCACTGGGCCGAGGACGGGGAGTCCCGCTTCGCCTTCCACGTCAACCGGGAGGACCTCGACGACCTGCTGCTGCGGCACGCCGAGGAGCTGGGTGTGCACGTGTTCGAGGAGACGTCGGTGCAGGGCTACACGCCGCTGCCGGGTGGCTGCGAGGTGCGCCTCGCCGGCGGCCGGACCGTGCACGGGACGTTCTTCGTCGACGCGTCCGGTCGGCGCAACAGCATCACCTCGCCGCAGAAGCGCCAGCACCTGTCCGCGTACCGCAACATCGCGGTGTGGCAGCACTACACGGGTTGCCGGCACGGCTACTCGATCGACCGCGACTGGAACATCTTCCACGCCGAGAGCAAGTCGCCGATCGTGTGCTCCGCGTTCGAGGACGGCTGGGCCTGGTTCATTCCGGTACCGAAGAGGATCGACGGTCGCTGGGTGGTCACCCACTCGATCGGGATCGTGACGGTGCCCGAGGTGCTGCGTGAGGAGGGGAAGGACTTCACCGACCCGGACGTGTTCCGCAAGACGATCGACCGGATCCCGCTGATCCGCGATCTCGCCACCGACGGCACGCCGATCCGGCGCAAGATGAGCACCGCGACGAACTACTCGATGATCAACGACGAGTTCGTCGACTTCGACGACAAGTGGTTGCTGGTCGGCGATGCCGCGTACTTCGTCGATCCGCTGTTCTCGTCCGGCGTCGCGTTCGCGATGCACCACGCGCTGTCGGCCGCGACCCTGATTCGTACCGCGGTCGATCCGAACGTTCCCGAGCAGTACAAGCGGGACGTGTGGACCGACTACGACCGGGAGTGGCACGCCATCGCGGAGACGTACTCGCTGTCGATCGACCAGTGGTACCACGCGATCGGCGAGAACCACCCGCAGAGCGTGTACTGGAAGTCCCGCGGCAACACCGTCGACCTGGGTGTTCGCGAGGAGACGTTCGAGATCCTGCTGAGTACGGCGATGGACGCGGAACTGTTGCGCACCATGACCAAGCACAGTTACGCGGCGGAGGACCTCGACCCGGACGGCCCGTACGTGCGGGCGCTCGGGCTGGCCGATCCGGGTGATCCCGGTGACGACGACGTGGTGCGGATCGTCGACGGCGCCACGATGCGGGAGAGCCTCGGGCTGGATCTGCCCGGCTTCAAGGGGAACCTGCCGCCGGTGTCGTTCGAGATCCCGGCCGAGTACCGGGACGCCGTCGCGCGGTACTGGCGGGACCCGGTCGCCAACGGCGACGTGCTGCCGTCGCCGGTCGCGAACCCCGAGGTGTGCCACCGGTTCTCGGTGCCGGGCGCGGACCGCGAGGTGCGCAGCTTCCCGGACCAGGACGGCGGTGTGGTGGTGTGGAAGGCGCTGTCGTCCGGGCCGCGAAGCTACCGCGAGCTGCGCGGCGAGCTCAACGAGATCCAGCTGAACTTCATCAAGTTGCTGAAGCGCGCCGGTGTCGTCGAGGTGGTGGCGGCCGGCAGCAAACCGGTCGAATCCGTTGCGATGCCGACCGTCGACTGA